The Pantoea eucalypti sequence CTTGATATTGGGTAAAATTTGGAGATAGCGGATGTTGGCACAAAAGAATATAGCTATCGCTGGGGGCGGGTTTTTTGGCTTGTATCTGGCAGAGCAACTTGCGCTTCGCGGTTGCTGCGTGACTGTATATGAAAAAAGCCAGCACCTGATGTCCCGCGCTTCATATGTTAACCAGGCACGAGTGCACAATGGTTATCATTACCCGCGCAGTATTCTTACTGCCCTGCGTTCTCGCTTATCATTCCCACGCTTCGTTAATGAATTTCGTGATTGTATTGATGATGAATTCGAAAAATATTATCTGATTGCAGGCTCATTGAGCAAAGTGACGGCTGAGCAGTTCAGGCGTTTTTGTCAGCGTATTGGCGCAGACTGTGAAGAAGCACCATCTTCTGTCACAAAAATGGTCAATCCGGCTCTGATTGATACTATATTCACTACCACAGAGTATGCTTTCGACTCCTTTAAATTACGCGATGTAATGATAGAACGCCTTTCACAGGCCGGGGTGCGCGTTATTACAGATGCAGTCGTTGAAAAAGTCTGGACTTATAATGATGGTCTAAAACTTGCTGTCACAATCTCCGGCGAGCAGGACATCGTCTATGCTGACCATCTCTTCAACTGTACTTACTCAAGAATCAACTATTTACTGAATAGTTCCGGGCTTGAACTCATTCCATTGCGTCATGAAATGACTGAAATGTGTCTGGTCGACGTTCCTGACGAATTCAGGAAAATGGGATTGACGGTAATGTGTGGCCCTTTCTTTTCCGTAATGCCTTTTCCTTCAGCACAATTGCATTCTTTCAGCCATGTTCGCTACACACCTCACTATCAATGGCGGGATGATGCAGGCAACCCGTATGAAGACTCACATGCAAAATATGACGAATATTCACGTCAATCTGCATGGGGGCATATGATTCGTGATGCACAGCGTTATGTTCCTGCCTTAAGTGAATGCAAATATGAGCGTTCTATATGGGAAGTCAAAACTATTCTGCCTCGAAGTGATAGTGATGATTCCAGGCCCATCCTTTTCCGTAAAAATCACGGTCTGAAGGGGTTGCATTGCATTATGGGTGGGAAAATAGACAACGTTTATGATGTTTTGCAAGAAATTGAGCGACTAATAGAGTTGAACTAAAAATGATAAAAAGTGAATCCTTTGTTTCTGTCGTTACCGTTATTCATGGGCATCTTGAAGAGGTTTATGAACCGCTTAGAAAGTTAAGCCTGACGCTGGACGAAAGTTACAGCGATTATGAAATTGTCGTCGTCGTTCCGGGCGTAAATTCTACACACGCGCAAATTGAAGACCGTATTTTAAAAGACATAAACTGCGTCCGGATTATTCTGCTTTCCACGCCGGTTTATCATGATGTTGCGCTTGCCGCTGGTCTGGAAAACGCGATTGGAGACTTTGTTGTTCTGTGGAACCCCGCTGCTGATCCGGTTGAAATTGTTCCTCAGGTCGTCGAGCAATGCCGTGCGGGAAGCGATATCGTTATCGGAGTAACAAATAAAGTCCGTTCGCTACGTTATAGACTTATTCGAAAAATGATGAATGTCGCATTACGTACGATTGATTACGATATTCCGGCTAACTCAACCAGTTTGCGTTGTTTAAGCCGCAGGGCAGTTAACGCCGTTACAAGAATTGGTAAATTTCATCACCAGTTCTATCTGCGCATCCAAAAAACGGGATACGCTGCATCAGCTTTCAATTACATGCCAGTAAAAGAAAATGAGGGTGCAAAAATCGTTGAATCCATGCGACGTTTACTTCGTCTGATGGTTTTCAATTCTGCACGTCCTTTGCGCTGGATGTCTATGCTTGGATTCTTTGGCAGCGTAGCAGGATTAATCTTTGCCTGTTACAGCGTGCTCATTCACCTGATAGATGGTCACGTTGTTGAAGGCTGGACAACAACCATTCTTTTCATGTCCGTTATGTTTATTATCCAGTTCGTGATGATGGCCTTTTTTGGCGAATATCTGGGAAGAATGCTGGATGAAAACAGCGCTCAGGCTGGTTATGCAGTTGTTTATGAACGCAATAGTGATGTCATGGTTAATGCAGACAGGGTCAATGTTCTGGAGACGTCACTTATGCAGGAACCTAACAACGTCCAGACCGGGCGCGATAAATAAATTCTGGAGATGAAGATGGATGCACTTATTGGTTTTTCAGGTTTTGTCGGTCAGACACTGCTTAAACAGCGTGAGTTTGACTCGCTTTACCGTTCAACAAATATTGATGAAATTATTGGCCAGTTATTTGGAACGGTCGTCTGCGCTGCTGCGCCTGCTCAGAAATGGCTGGCAAATAAAGAGCCTGAGAACGATCTTAAACACATTGAAAGTCTGATCGAAAAACTGAAAACCATCAATTGTGAAAAATTCATATTGATAAGCACAGTGGACGTTTTTAAAACGCCTGTAAACGTTGACGAAAACACGCCTGTCGAAACAGACGGATTACATGCGTATGGTCTGCATCGTTACTACCTTGAGCAATTCGTGAGTCAGCATTTTCCGGATGCATTGATCGTTCGCTTACCTGGTCTGGTAGGGCCGGGATTAAAGAAAAATATCATTTACGATTTCCTTAACAATAATAATCTCAATCAAATTGAAAGCCGTGGCGTATTTCAGTTCTATCCCATGATCAACCTTTGGTATGACATTGAGATTGCTTTGAAAAACGACATCAGGCTGTTACATCTTACCGCAGCCCCTGTCAGCGTTGCAGATGTGGCCAAATATGGCTTCGGATTTGATTTTGAAAATCACGTGCAGCAGCAGCCCGGACATTATGATATGAAAAGCTGCTATTCTCATCTTTATACGGACGGCAAAGATTATCAATACAGCTACCGTGAATCACTGATGTCGATTCGTGCTTATGCTCAATCCGAGCCAGGAAAGAAACCTGAATGAATATTTCCATTTCGAATATCGCATGGGACATTAAAGATGATGACGCAGTGCGTGCACTTCTTCATTGTCATCATATCCATGCTATCGATATTGCGCCTGGAAAATATTTTCCAGACCCAAAATCAGCGAGTGATAAAGAGATTCTTGCCGTTCGAAATTATTGGGAATCGCAGGAGATTTCTCTGGTCGGGATGCAGTCACTCCTGTTTGGCACACAGGGCTTGAATCTGTTTGATGAGCCGTCTGTACAACAGAAAATGCTGGAACATTTACAGGCAGTGAGCCATGTTGCAGCAGGATTAGGCATTACACGTTTAGTGTTTGGTTCACCCAAAAATCGTTATCGACCGGCTATCAGCGATGAAGCTTCATGCGCGATCGCACTCCGCTTCTTCACGCTTTTGGGGGACATTGCACGTCAGGAAGGCGTTGTTATTTGTCTGGAGCCTAATCCAGAGTGTTATGGCGCTAACTTCATGACCAGCAGTGCAGAGACGGCTAAGATGGTACGGCTTGTTAATCATTCAGCCATTAAAATGCAACTGGATACCGGGGCTATTGCGATTAACGGCGAAGATGTGGCTCAGGTAATCAGTGGTAATGAGGATATTATCGGCCATGTACATCTTAGTGAACCGAACCTTATAGCGCTGGGGCGAAGTGCTGTGAATCATGCTGATGTAGCCGCAGTGTTGAATCGTATGCTTCCGCAGCGTATTGCCACTATTGAAATGCTGGTCTCTAAAAATGAGAACGCTTTAATGGTTATTGACGAGTCTCTTAAATTTGTGACTGAGCATTATCGGAAGACGCCGGGAGATGTTTCATGAAATGGTTAATCCTGATTTTAGGTATAGCCTGCAATGCTTCTGCCAGCGTGCTTATTAAGTTAGCGATGACGCCTCCACGCAGGCTTCCCAGTTTGTCCGAACCTTTAGCAGTGCTGAGTAATTTCCCGCTGTTATTGGGAATATTTCTCTATGGCATGGCTTTCCTGCTTTATGCCGCAACACTGGCATTTTTACCCTTAAACGTGGCACATCCTGTTTTAACCTCAGGCGCTATTGCCTGTGTTGCCTTAATGTCAGTTGTGCTATTCAAAGAACCTGTTTACTGGTCCACTATTGCCGGCATTTTGATGGTAATAGCCGGCGTTGTACTTATTACCCTAAAAGTTAAATAAGATGGAAAAGAATATGAGTGAATCTTTAAATATAAAAAATACTGACTGGGAAGTTCCATCTTATGAGCGTCAGTTATGGCAGGGTAAACAGCATAATTATTGCGTGATCATTCCCGTCATCAACGAAGGGGAACGCATCCGCAATCTGTTAAGCCGAATGGCTGCAGTAAATGTCCATACCTATGCAGACATTATCATTGTTGACGGTGGAAGTCGGGATGGTTCACTTGAACTTTCAGCGCTGAAACAACTTTCGGTTTGCGGTCTGCTACTTAAAACTGGCCCGGGTAAGTTAAGTTCTCAGCTGCGTTGTGGATATGCTTTTGCTCTGGAGCAGGGTTATGAAGGTATCGTAACGATTGATGGGAATGATAAAGACGATCCGGATGCCATTCCTCAGTTCATTGAGGCACTGAAACAGGGTTATGATTTTGTTCAGGCATCCCGTTTTGTCAAAGGTGGCGTTGCTGAGAATACACCTGCTTCACGTGATTTTGCTATCCGTTTTATTCATGCACCAATGCTCTCACTTTTTTCCGGCTTCAAGTGGACCGATACGACACAGGGCTTCCGTGCATATAGCCGAAAAATGCTGCTTGATCCGCGCGTTGCACCGTTTCGCAATATTTTTCAGACT is a genomic window containing:
- a CDS encoding NAD(P)-dependent oxidoreductase, which gives rise to MDALIGFSGFVGQTLLKQREFDSLYRSTNIDEIIGQLFGTVVCAAAPAQKWLANKEPENDLKHIESLIEKLKTINCEKFILISTVDVFKTPVNVDENTPVETDGLHAYGLHRYYLEQFVSQHFPDALIVRLPGLVGPGLKKNIIYDFLNNNNLNQIESRGVFQFYPMINLWYDIEIALKNDIRLLHLTAAPVSVADVAKYGFGFDFENHVQQQPGHYDMKSCYSHLYTDGKDYQYSYRESLMSIRAYAQSEPGKKPE
- a CDS encoding DMT family transporter, yielding MKWLILILGIACNASASVLIKLAMTPPRRLPSLSEPLAVLSNFPLLLGIFLYGMAFLLYAATLAFLPLNVAHPVLTSGAIACVALMSVVLFKEPVYWSTIAGILMVIAGVVLITLKVK
- a CDS encoding glycosyl transferase family 2, with the protein product MIKSESFVSVVTVIHGHLEEVYEPLRKLSLTLDESYSDYEIVVVVPGVNSTHAQIEDRILKDINCVRIILLSTPVYHDVALAAGLENAIGDFVVLWNPAADPVEIVPQVVEQCRAGSDIVIGVTNKVRSLRYRLIRKMMNVALRTIDYDIPANSTSLRCLSRRAVNAVTRIGKFHHQFYLRIQKTGYAASAFNYMPVKENEGAKIVESMRRLLRLMVFNSARPLRWMSMLGFFGSVAGLIFACYSVLIHLIDGHVVEGWTTTILFMSVMFIIQFVMMAFFGEYLGRMLDENSAQAGYAVVYERNSDVMVNADRVNVLETSLMQEPNNVQTGRDK
- a CDS encoding glycosyltransferase family 2 protein gives rise to the protein MSESLNIKNTDWEVPSYERQLWQGKQHNYCVIIPVINEGERIRNLLSRMAAVNVHTYADIIIVDGGSRDGSLELSALKQLSVCGLLLKTGPGKLSSQLRCGYAFALEQGYEGIVTIDGNDKDDPDAIPQFIEALKQGYDFVQASRFVKGGVAENTPASRDFAIRFIHAPMLSLFSGFKWTDTTQGFRAYSRKMLLDPRVAPFRNIFQTYELLAYLSYRAPKLGFRCIEIATVRRYPKGEVPTKISAISGNWAVLSILFSACFGKYNIK
- a CDS encoding sugar phosphate isomerase/epimerase family protein; protein product: MNISISNIAWDIKDDDAVRALLHCHHIHAIDIAPGKYFPDPKSASDKEILAVRNYWESQEISLVGMQSLLFGTQGLNLFDEPSVQQKMLEHLQAVSHVAAGLGITRLVFGSPKNRYRPAISDEASCAIALRFFTLLGDIARQEGVVICLEPNPECYGANFMTSSAETAKMVRLVNHSAIKMQLDTGAIAINGEDVAQVISGNEDIIGHVHLSEPNLIALGRSAVNHADVAAVLNRMLPQRIATIEMLVSKNENALMVIDESLKFVTEHYRKTPGDVS
- a CDS encoding FAD-dependent oxidoreductase, translating into MLAQKNIAIAGGGFFGLYLAEQLALRGCCVTVYEKSQHLMSRASYVNQARVHNGYHYPRSILTALRSRLSFPRFVNEFRDCIDDEFEKYYLIAGSLSKVTAEQFRRFCQRIGADCEEAPSSVTKMVNPALIDTIFTTTEYAFDSFKLRDVMIERLSQAGVRVITDAVVEKVWTYNDGLKLAVTISGEQDIVYADHLFNCTYSRINYLLNSSGLELIPLRHEMTEMCLVDVPDEFRKMGLTVMCGPFFSVMPFPSAQLHSFSHVRYTPHYQWRDDAGNPYEDSHAKYDEYSRQSAWGHMIRDAQRYVPALSECKYERSIWEVKTILPRSDSDDSRPILFRKNHGLKGLHCIMGGKIDNVYDVLQEIERLIELN